The following coding sequences lie in one Pontibacter sp. G13 genomic window:
- a CDS encoding RagB/SusD family nutrient uptake outer membrane protein — translation MKDTINTIALSCLIMGSTMFGCADRLDLQPISSIGENGFYNDKQEVEGGVIAIYDGLQNLPMREFALTEMRSDNTKTKSSEGDWAQFESFDVQPTNQVVYTYWQDNYNVIFRANRVLESLDAVEDAASKAQFEGEAKFARALGHFNLVRAYGDIPLIDRVIIQTDTDYFSKTDATAVLAAIEADLTDAAALLPTRSATDDGRATVAAAQGLLAKVKLHLGDYSGAQSALESIMNNAEYSLVDSYNDVFYDEMNSEIIFAIPYLPDNGVESQDFSFEMTNGGRVSGLNYITDNFVAAFDTADSERSAVLFNPTNADEVGKFLTSSSDVRLCGNDWIVLRLADVYLLHAEAIMAGAEFTSDASAIASYNAVRERVGLSTLKTDGSEALTRDALLAERRVELAFENHRLYDLVRMGVAVEVLTAFAQEEGYSFESTDLILPIPQAELNVSQGLLTQNPGY, via the coding sequence ATGAAGGACACGATAAATACTATTGCCCTTTCCTGCTTGATCATGGGGTCGACGATGTTTGGATGTGCAGACCGTCTGGATCTGCAACCCATCTCCTCCATTGGTGAAAATGGATTCTACAACGATAAACAAGAAGTCGAAGGTGGTGTGATCGCTATTTACGACGGGCTTCAAAACTTGCCGATGCGTGAGTTTGCCCTCACGGAAATGCGTTCCGACAACACTAAGACCAAGTCTAGCGAAGGTGACTGGGCACAATTCGAAAGCTTCGATGTGCAGCCTACCAACCAAGTGGTTTACACCTACTGGCAAGACAACTACAACGTCATTTTCCGCGCCAACCGCGTATTGGAAAGCCTGGACGCGGTAGAAGATGCAGCTTCCAAAGCGCAATTTGAGGGTGAAGCCAAATTCGCCCGTGCATTGGGCCACTTCAACTTGGTACGTGCCTACGGGGACATTCCATTGATCGATCGTGTGATCATCCAGACCGACACCGATTATTTCTCCAAAACTGACGCAACTGCTGTATTGGCAGCCATCGAAGCTGATTTGACGGATGCCGCTGCCTTGCTTCCAACGAGATCCGCTACGGATGATGGGCGCGCGACGGTAGCTGCTGCACAAGGATTGTTGGCCAAGGTGAAATTGCACCTCGGTGATTATTCCGGTGCCCAATCAGCACTTGAATCCATCATGAATAACGCTGAATACTCCCTCGTAGACAGCTACAACGATGTATTCTATGACGAGATGAACTCCGAGATCATCTTCGCCATCCCATACTTGCCAGACAACGGGGTTGAAAGCCAGGACTTCTCTTTTGAGATGACCAATGGTGGTCGTGTGAGTGGTTTGAACTACATCACCGACAACTTTGTCGCTGCATTTGACACAGCTGATTCTGAGCGTTCGGCGGTATTGTTCAACCCGACCAATGCTGACGAGGTAGGTAAATTCCTGACCAGTTCTTCAGATGTTCGCCTCTGTGGCAATGACTGGATCGTCTTGCGTCTGGCTGATGTCTACCTGTTGCATGCTGAAGCCATCATGGCAGGAGCCGAGTTCACCTCCGACGCCTCCGCTATCGCTTCCTACAATGCCGTTCGTGAGCGCGTAGGTCTTTCTACCCTCAAGACAGATGGATCTGAAGCATTGACCCGTGATGCCTTGTTGGCAGAGCGTCGCGTCGAGCTGGCCTTCGAAAACCACCGCCTGTACGACTTGGTACGGATGGGGGTTGCCGTGGAAGTTTTGACCGCATTTGCGCAAGAAGAAGGCTACTCCTTCGAAAGCACAGACTTGATCCTGCCGATTCCACAGGCAGAATTGAACGTCAGCCAAGGATTGCTTACGCAAAACCCTGGATACTAA
- a CDS encoding TonB-dependent receptor has product MSTKLTNLFNIPIWIGIAIAGFVTVPHHGWGAVVESVNTEDYLLRTVSGTVTSSEEGTPLVGVTVLIKETTTGVITDGEGRFSIEAETGDVLVFSYLGYAKQEVTVTEASTLNIRMEQDVTSLEEVVVIGYGQQKKSHLTGSVSKVSNEQLDQIPVSRADDALVGQVAGVNIQMTNPAAGEAPVIRVRGQGSISFDSNPLIVIDGIAVGNDADFLSSLDMNDVASIEVLKDAASSAIYGSRGANGIIMITTKQGSEGKLTLSYNGYVGHKSVPGTDVLMDLDEWRNFVLANNDGQPTNEMLLIDQLGTYTDWEKVMFDGGYIQSHNVSANGGNQKTKFRASLSYLDDQGVLLTDNFKKINLRLNLDSKINDRVSFGTMLNPSHTEQRRFPIGVHDALRQHAWLPLELDESNIQFVNPYRENGRWENASIGDYAMERMFDDFDLATGMPSEGSGQDISGTSNQSAYAKVMERDRRKYETKFYGNSYLKFKLAKGLNFRQNIGGDFRYRRNTDWTGVQATRNGAGDSESSLSTYSQFHSVLESILTYKKNTGKHNINAVGGFTYEFWNRQWSNVVGVGYNFDYIRTIAQANLSEGSTASAQEALISYLSRVNYVYDDRYLLNVSVRWDGSSKFGPDNKFGFFPAASAGWNVSNEAFLEDNPVISNLKVRASYGITGSNAGIGEYDHIGLLDPVGTALGTGTTGFNPLNIGNSELRWEKLTEMNAGVDLALFDGRIASSFDYYIRTSQDLLLNLPVPGVTGFSSALVNKGEVENRGFEFEVRTRNIVKDDFSWSTTALLTRNKNTLVDFAGSSGLISIVDEKRAAEWIALEGYPISTYYGYVVDKEIPLEYINNPYYPINAQSQDIYVKDLNGDGLIDTDDRTVLGSPYPDFVWSVNNTLKFKNFDLSFMFQGSQGAEVRNISSQYIKNEFSSKQDYISEFPDKEFVQQRIFTSDDIQDASYTALRNINLGYTVPSGLIPGVSSLRIYVGAQNLLYIMSEGYEGYNPEGIDQGLGNPLTYGYQRGPAPIYRTISGGLNLSF; this is encoded by the coding sequence ATGTCAACAAAGTTAACAAATCTCTTCAACATTCCGATCTGGATCGGTATCGCGATTGCAGGGTTTGTGACTGTTCCTCACCATGGATGGGGAGCCGTCGTTGAATCGGTAAACACCGAGGACTATCTGCTGCGAACCGTTTCTGGAACGGTAACCTCTTCGGAGGAAGGAACTCCCCTTGTCGGGGTAACAGTTCTGATCAAGGAAACCACAACTGGTGTCATCACAGACGGAGAAGGGCGTTTCTCCATCGAAGCTGAGACTGGAGATGTATTGGTTTTCAGCTACTTGGGCTATGCCAAGCAAGAAGTTACCGTAACCGAAGCTTCCACCCTGAATATCCGGATGGAACAAGATGTTACCTCGCTAGAAGAAGTGGTCGTCATCGGTTATGGCCAACAAAAGAAATCCCACCTGACAGGATCTGTCTCCAAAGTCTCCAACGAGCAATTGGATCAAATCCCCGTTTCCCGTGCAGACGATGCATTGGTCGGTCAGGTTGCAGGGGTAAACATCCAGATGACCAACCCTGCTGCCGGTGAAGCTCCGGTAATCCGGGTTCGTGGTCAGGGTTCCATCTCCTTTGACTCCAACCCATTGATCGTCATCGACGGAATCGCTGTGGGTAACGATGCTGACTTCTTGTCCAGCTTGGACATGAATGACGTAGCCTCCATCGAGGTTTTGAAAGATGCTGCCTCTTCTGCCATCTACGGTTCTCGTGGTGCCAATGGTATCATCATGATCACCACCAAGCAAGGATCCGAAGGCAAGCTCACATTGTCTTACAATGGCTATGTTGGACACAAATCTGTACCTGGAACCGATGTCCTGATGGACTTGGACGAATGGCGCAACTTTGTATTGGCCAACAACGACGGACAACCTACCAACGAAATGCTCTTGATCGACCAACTCGGTACTTACACCGACTGGGAGAAAGTGATGTTCGACGGTGGATACATCCAAAGCCACAACGTTTCCGCCAACGGTGGTAACCAAAAAACCAAGTTCCGTGCCTCCTTGAGCTACTTGGACGACCAAGGGGTATTGCTGACTGACAACTTCAAGAAAATCAACCTCCGCCTGAACTTGGATTCCAAAATCAATGATCGCGTGTCATTTGGAACCATGCTCAACCCTTCTCATACAGAGCAGCGCCGTTTCCCAATCGGGGTACATGATGCTTTGAGACAGCACGCTTGGTTGCCATTGGAATTGGACGAAAGCAACATCCAATTCGTCAACCCTTATCGTGAGAATGGCCGCTGGGAGAATGCTTCCATCGGTGACTACGCCATGGAGCGTATGTTCGATGATTTCGATCTGGCTACTGGCATGCCAAGTGAAGGAAGTGGACAAGATATCAGCGGTACCTCCAACCAGAGTGCATACGCCAAGGTGATGGAGCGTGATCGCAGAAAATACGAGACCAAGTTCTACGGAAACTCCTACCTGAAATTCAAGCTCGCAAAGGGATTGAACTTCCGCCAAAACATCGGTGGAGACTTCCGCTACCGCAGAAATACAGACTGGACAGGTGTACAAGCTACGCGTAACGGCGCTGGTGACTCTGAATCTTCCTTGTCTACCTACTCGCAATTCCACTCGGTATTGGAGAGTATCTTGACCTACAAGAAGAATACAGGCAAACACAACATCAACGCAGTCGGTGGTTTCACCTACGAATTCTGGAATCGTCAGTGGTCCAACGTGGTAGGCGTAGGATACAACTTCGACTATATCCGGACCATCGCGCAGGCCAACTTGTCCGAAGGAAGCACTGCGTCTGCTCAGGAAGCCCTGATCTCCTACCTCTCTCGGGTAAACTACGTGTACGACGACAGATACCTCTTGAACGTGAGTGTGCGTTGGGACGGTAGCTCCAAGTTCGGTCCTGACAACAAGTTCGGATTCTTCCCTGCTGCTTCTGCTGGCTGGAATGTTTCCAACGAAGCCTTCCTCGAAGACAATCCTGTAATCAGCAACTTGAAGGTTCGTGCAAGCTACGGTATCACGGGTAGCAACGCCGGAATCGGAGAGTATGACCACATCGGACTGCTTGATCCTGTAGGTACTGCTTTGGGAACCGGAACAACTGGTTTCAACCCACTCAACATCGGCAACTCCGAATTGCGTTGGGAGAAATTGACTGAAATGAACGCAGGGGTAGATTTGGCCTTGTTTGATGGTCGTATCGCTTCCAGCTTCGATTACTATATCCGTACGAGCCAAGACCTCTTGTTGAACTTGCCAGTTCCCGGTGTTACTGGATTTAGCTCTGCCTTGGTAAACAAAGGTGAAGTTGAGAACCGTGGATTTGAATTCGAAGTACGCACTCGCAACATTGTAAAGGACGACTTCTCTTGGTCAACAACTGCTTTGTTGACTCGCAACAAAAACACGCTGGTAGACTTCGCTGGATCTAGCGGTTTGATCAGCATCGTAGACGAAAAGCGTGCTGCAGAATGGATCGCCCTCGAAGGATACCCAATCTCCACCTACTACGGCTATGTGGTAGACAAGGAAATCCCGTTGGAGTACATCAACAATCCTTACTACCCAATCAATGCCCAGTCTCAGGACATCTACGTGAAGGACTTGAACGGCGACGGATTGATCGACACTGACGACCGTACCGTATTGGGATCTCCTTATCCTGACTTCGTGTGGAGTGTCAACAACACATTGAAATTCAAGAACTTTGACTTGAGCTTCATGTTCCAAGGATCTCAAGGTGCTGAAGTTCGTAACATTTCTTCTCAGTACATCAAGAACGAATTCTCCAGCAAGCAGGACTACATCAGCGAGTTCCCAGACAAAGAGTTCGTACAACAGCGGATCTTCACCAGCGATGACATCCAAGATGCATCCTACACTGCGCTCCGCAACATCAACTTGGGCTACACCGTGCCAAGCGGCTTGATCCCAGGAGTATCCAGCCTGAGAATCTACGTGGGTGCACAGAACTTGCTGTACATCATGTCTGAAGGCTACGAAGGGTACAACCCAGAAGGTATTGACCAAGGACTTGGCAATCCTTTGACCTACGGTTACCAGCGTGGGCCAGCTCCTATCTACCGGACCATCTCCGGCGGTCTTAACCTTTCATTCTAA
- a CDS encoding FadR/GntR family transcriptional regulator yields MEGLDLLHNFREISVETPVDMIIKQIRELITSGQLKPGDKLPPERKLVERLGVGRTHVRDAIKKLEFYGILRTMPQSGTIVAGLGITALEGLITDVLKIEDNDFGALVETRVILETQAAALAADRRTEEDIQNIEQAFATHQQQVLSGESGVEEDLIFHLKIAEASKNPVLRSLMLIITPDIIASFNKLDICKDGRELRALDEHRAILDHIIHQRPDAAARAMRNHLQDVIDFSKQMS; encoded by the coding sequence ATGGAAGGACTTGATCTGCTACACAATTTCCGGGAAATCTCCGTGGAGACACCCGTGGACATGATCATCAAGCAAATTCGTGAGTTGATTACTTCTGGGCAGCTGAAACCCGGCGACAAATTACCTCCCGAACGCAAACTGGTAGAGCGCCTTGGGGTGGGCCGCACGCACGTACGGGACGCCATCAAGAAATTGGAGTTCTACGGGATTTTGAGGACGATGCCGCAGAGCGGGACCATCGTTGCGGGGTTGGGAATCACTGCCTTGGAAGGCCTAATCACGGATGTATTGAAGATCGAAGACAACGATTTTGGCGCATTGGTAGAGACCCGCGTCATTCTCGAAACTCAAGCTGCCGCCCTGGCAGCGGATCGTCGGACGGAGGAAGATATCCAGAATATCGAGCAGGCCTTCGCGACACACCAGCAACAGGTACTCAGCGGTGAATCTGGAGTTGAGGAAGATTTGATCTTCCATCTCAAGATTGCCGAAGCGAGCAAGAACCCCGTCTTGCGCTCCCTGATGCTGATCATCACCCCTGACATCATTGCGAGCTTCAACAAGCTGGACATCTGCAAAGATGGCCGTGAGCTTCGTGCATTGGATGAACACAGAGCCATTCTTGATCACATTATCCATCAGCGACCGGATGCCGCGGCAAGAGCCATGCGGAATCATTTACAAGATGTGATTGACTTCAGCAAGCAGATGAGCTAG
- a CDS encoding SMI1/KNR4 family protein, with protein MDFPKFLTSYWGEFISHICQFHPIDPELLERYEYEWDWNALSQSRLMRWSETLIVQFEHRWRWDLLAMNPSIVWESHLIQRFSQELNWDYLGRNRSLPISSSFIQSYRKQIQISEDNVHLTEDLIQEYGMKLKPKSADPEELLSDLVMSRLEAFLISRKSSYGNRSQNYLNLYTDFIQPNLSGRSIRDIMEKKFDYSQRYFQWLPVTNDLHGSVPEFRFQSESLLRDRQLKDDLLPTLEDFILTPDRYREGPPRFYEVMKISGGYQTPMMLVSENVKALLAQFQLPVHCFLPVSAELDGVEIDRNFFLFQVEYDSIRRLTNYPESTFEQVSRRLEYGSEDRMRLDRGQVGSSSEKDSWCEMVRKRGAYACELIAVERQMLGHHDLFTQGTKIVVNQYLKEALDRLFAHQMRFASAQKLRLKIDQAVYDQKAHLILNAGIPLKSLSSTLSEELQFLYQKADRLRQEDPPFSAELPSDEFEEIQRKLNVIFPDSFKKIYRLGNRINPDFPFLPIDRFCIQSEYVKVHPESVKALIVAENGAGDQIGLLLDRAHDHRLGGQLCMFLHETGEILPIA; from the coding sequence ATGGATTTTCCAAAATTCCTCACGTCCTATTGGGGTGAATTCATTTCCCACATTTGTCAATTTCATCCAATCGATCCGGAATTGCTGGAACGGTATGAATATGAATGGGATTGGAATGCTCTGAGTCAGAGTAGGTTAATGCGCTGGAGTGAGACGCTGATCGTACAATTTGAACATCGATGGCGGTGGGACCTACTGGCGATGAATCCCAGTATCGTTTGGGAATCCCATCTGATCCAGCGATTCTCTCAGGAGCTAAATTGGGATTATTTGGGTCGCAATAGATCTTTACCAATCTCTTCCTCATTCATACAATCGTACCGAAAGCAAATCCAAATCTCGGAGGACAATGTGCACCTCACGGAGGATTTGATTCAGGAGTATGGCATGAAACTGAAGCCCAAATCTGCCGATCCTGAAGAATTGCTTTCAGATTTGGTTATGTCGCGATTGGAGGCATTTCTGATTTCTAGAAAAAGCAGCTACGGAAATCGGAGCCAGAATTACCTCAACCTCTATACGGATTTCATTCAACCCAACTTGAGTGGGCGCTCAATTCGGGATATCATGGAGAAGAAGTTCGATTATTCACAACGATATTTCCAGTGGCTTCCTGTAACCAATGACCTCCATGGCTCGGTACCAGAATTTCGTTTCCAGAGCGAAAGCCTATTGCGAGATCGGCAATTGAAAGATGACTTGCTCCCCACGTTGGAGGATTTCATCCTGACCCCAGACAGATACAGGGAAGGCCCGCCTCGATTCTATGAAGTGATGAAAATATCAGGAGGCTATCAGACCCCGATGATGTTGGTCAGTGAAAATGTGAAAGCCCTTCTAGCGCAGTTTCAACTTCCAGTACATTGCTTTCTGCCTGTTTCTGCAGAGTTGGATGGGGTAGAGATTGATCGGAACTTTTTCCTGTTTCAAGTGGAATATGATTCCATCCGTCGGCTCACGAATTATCCGGAAAGTACATTTGAGCAGGTTTCCAGGCGATTGGAATATGGTTCTGAGGATCGAATGCGATTGGATCGAGGACAGGTTGGAAGTTCCTCTGAAAAGGACTCTTGGTGTGAAATGGTGCGAAAACGTGGGGCCTATGCTTGTGAACTCATTGCGGTTGAAAGACAGATGCTTGGTCATCATGACCTATTTACCCAAGGCACGAAAATCGTGGTGAATCAGTATTTGAAGGAAGCTTTGGATAGGCTCTTCGCTCATCAAATGCGGTTCGCTTCTGCGCAAAAACTTCGGCTCAAAATTGATCAGGCAGTCTACGACCAGAAAGCTCACCTCATCCTCAACGCAGGAATTCCACTGAAATCCTTGAGTTCAACTTTGAGCGAAGAACTTCAATTTCTCTATCAAAAAGCCGACAGATTAAGGCAGGAAGATCCTCCTTTTTCAGCCGAATTGCCTTCAGATGAATTCGAGGAAATTCAACGAAAACTGAACGTCATTTTTCCTGATTCATTCAAGAAGATCTATCGGTTGGGGAATCGTATCAATCCGGATTTTCCTTTTTTACCGATAGATCGATTCTGCATCCAATCCGAGTATGTGAAAGTTCATCCTGAGTCTGTCAAGGCCCTCATCGTCGCTGAAAATGGTGCCGGGGATCAGATTGGACTGCTCTTGGATCGGGCTCATGATCATCGGCTTGGTGGACAGTTATGTATGTTCCTCCATGAGACAGGCGAGATCCTGCCCATTGCCTAG
- a CDS encoding SDR family oxidoreductase, translating into MAHLFKPGALEGVRAVVTGGGSGIGLAISQTFLELGAEVVICSRKQDRLDLALAALSPVGKVHATVCNIREPESVESLGDFVAEKMGGLDLLVNNAGGQFPSPAEAIRHKGWRAVIDTNLNGTWYVTHEMANRFFIPSTSGTIVNIVADMFRGFPGMAHTGAARAGVSNLTQTLAVEWAKYGIRINAVAPGIIQSSGLDQYPPEFLQGIAAKIPMKRVGTTEEVADLVLFLASSMAAYITGETIYVDGGSRLWGDNWEVPDHDAFSVQSQSGES; encoded by the coding sequence ATGGCACATCTATTCAAACCCGGGGCCTTGGAAGGGGTCCGGGCAGTGGTCACGGGAGGAGGCAGCGGAATCGGGCTCGCCATCTCGCAAACCTTCTTGGAATTGGGCGCTGAGGTCGTCATCTGCTCCCGAAAGCAGGACCGCCTCGATCTGGCCCTCGCGGCCCTTTCACCGGTGGGAAAGGTGCACGCAACCGTCTGCAATATCCGCGAACCTGAATCTGTAGAATCGCTCGGAGATTTCGTAGCCGAAAAAATGGGTGGACTGGATCTCTTGGTCAACAATGCCGGTGGTCAGTTTCCCAGCCCGGCTGAAGCGATCCGGCACAAGGGTTGGCGGGCTGTGATCGACACCAACCTCAATGGCACGTGGTATGTCACCCACGAAATGGCCAACCGCTTTTTCATTCCCTCCACATCTGGCACCATCGTCAACATCGTTGCAGACATGTTTCGGGGATTTCCGGGCATGGCGCATACGGGCGCGGCACGTGCGGGCGTTTCGAATCTCACCCAAACCCTGGCGGTCGAGTGGGCCAAATATGGCATTCGCATCAATGCTGTCGCGCCGGGGATCATTCAGTCCTCGGGTTTGGATCAATATCCACCGGAATTCCTACAGGGGATAGCGGCCAAGATCCCGATGAAACGGGTTGGCACGACCGAAGAAGTCGCTGATCTCGTGCTGTTTCTGGCTTCCTCGATGGCGGCTTACATCACCGGTGAAACCATCTATGTAGATGGGGGTTCCCGACTTTGGGGGGACAACTGGGAAGTCCCTGATCATGATGCGTTTAGCGTTCAATCCCAAAGCGGTGAATCATGA
- a CDS encoding type III pantothenate kinase: MILAVDIGNSDIVLGVFIRGEWRHIWRNPTEAYLEAEQTFRQCAHEEKLDLSKAQQVIMSSVVPGVSPTMDRVMHRLTNQPLLWVDAKLFRRMPMLIDNPDEIGSDLVANSIAGFDRVGQAHIVVDFGTALTFTVVDDSGKIVGVNIAPGLKTAFRALFQNTAQIPQVPLEFPASAIGKNTAHALQAGIMLGYVGLVREVIAQIRAEYPQPLKVVATGGLSNIMTPLFDDFDVRERTLTLDGLRLLGVRYGTFGMGVG, encoded by the coding sequence ATGATTTTAGCGGTAGATATCGGCAATTCGGACATCGTCTTGGGGGTGTTTATTCGAGGCGAGTGGAGGCACATTTGGCGGAATCCGACGGAGGCATATCTGGAAGCGGAGCAAACCTTTCGCCAGTGTGCCCATGAGGAGAAGCTGGACCTCTCCAAAGCCCAGCAAGTGATCATGAGCTCGGTCGTGCCCGGAGTGTCTCCGACCATGGATCGGGTCATGCATCGACTGACAAATCAGCCCTTGTTGTGGGTGGATGCAAAACTGTTTCGGCGGATGCCCATGCTGATCGACAATCCCGATGAGATCGGTTCGGATCTGGTGGCCAACTCCATTGCGGGATTTGATCGGGTGGGGCAGGCGCATATCGTGGTGGATTTCGGCACGGCATTGACCTTTACCGTCGTGGATGATTCCGGGAAAATCGTGGGGGTCAATATCGCCCCAGGATTGAAGACAGCCTTTCGGGCGCTATTCCAGAATACGGCCCAGATTCCTCAGGTGCCTCTGGAGTTTCCTGCCTCAGCCATTGGCAAAAATACCGCTCATGCGCTTCAGGCAGGGATCATGCTTGGATACGTGGGACTTGTCCGAGAAGTGATTGCACAGATTCGCGCAGAATATCCCCAGCCGTTGAAAGTCGTGGCGACGGGAGGCTTGAGCAATATCATGACGCCCCTGTTCGATGATTTCGATGTCCGCGAGCGTACCCTCACCTTGGATGGCCTACGGTTGTTGGGGGTTCGGTATGGGACGTTCGGCATGGGAGTGGGGTAG
- a CDS encoding AAA family ATPase — MRIHILGASGSGTTTLGQALAAELQVRHLDADHFYWKRTDPPFTTKIPPDIRQQNMIEAFRQQSDVVVSGSMVSWGDYWHTAFDMVVFIHIPPELRMERLRKREFQRYGSVIYDDPERNRQYLAFMEWAAQYDDPAFTGRSFRIHQEWMEKVSCPVLRITGDTSVQHRVNRVKAFIAEMD; from the coding sequence ATGCGCATACACATTCTGGGGGCATCCGGCTCCGGTACCACGACGTTGGGACAAGCTCTGGCTGCGGAACTCCAAGTCAGACATCTGGACGCAGACCATTTCTACTGGAAACGGACCGATCCACCCTTCACCACCAAGATTCCCCCGGACATTCGTCAGCAAAACATGATCGAAGCTTTCCGCCAACAGTCAGATGTAGTGGTCAGCGGCTCGATGGTCAGCTGGGGAGATTATTGGCATACAGCCTTTGACATGGTGGTATTCATCCATATTCCGCCCGAACTACGGATGGAGCGACTGCGAAAGCGAGAGTTCCAGCGCTATGGCTCCGTCATCTACGATGATCCCGAACGAAACCGCCAATATCTAGCCTTCATGGAATGGGCCGCCCAATACGACGACCCAGCATTTACGGGAAGGAGTTTCCGAATTCACCAAGAATGGATGGAAAAGGTTTCCTGTCCAGTACTGCGAATCACAGGAGATACCTCCGTCCAACATCGGGTAAATCGAGTGAAAGCCTTTATTGCCGAAATGGATTGA